In Hymenobacter volaticus, a single window of DNA contains:
- a CDS encoding alpha/beta fold hydrolase: MGQPVCHLVARAENEARLAKELAQHFCNADSALAQQFAHLTFLSDCRAELARVTVPTLLVQCSQDIAAPSEVGAYLLEHLPQATLITLDTTGHCPHLSAPLETLAAMETFLAKE, encoded by the coding sequence CTGGGCCAACCTGTTTGCCACCTTGTTGCTCGGGCCGAAAACGAGGCAAGGTTAGCCAAGGAACTGGCCCAGCATTTCTGCAATGCTGATTCTGCCCTTGCCCAGCAGTTTGCCCACCTTACCTTTCTCTCGGATTGCCGTGCGGAACTGGCTCGGGTGACTGTACCGACTTTGCTGGTGCAGTGTTCACAAGATATTGCGGCTCCCTCGGAAGTCGGCGCCTATCTGCTCGAGCACCTGCCGCAAGCTACCCTCATTACGCTCGACACCACCGGCCACTGTCCCCACCTGAGCGCCCCGTTGGAAACGCTAGCCGCTATGGAAACCTTCCTGGCAAAAGAATAA
- a CDS encoding amidohydrolase family protein produces the protein MHNFVRILFETGVPLLTESDTYGMVIVGFSLHREFALLQSTGMRPYNILLASTVTPARYLNTIATEGTIAVGKNANLVLLEKNPLKNISNTTSIAGVLLQGQWFNRKQLEQLLTEVESAYK, from the coding sequence ATGCACAATTTCGTCCGCATCCTCTTTGAAACTGGTGTTCCGCTGCTCACCGAAAGTGACACCTACGGGATGGTCATTGTTGGCTTTTCCTTGCACCGAGAGTTCGCCTTGCTACAAAGTACTGGCATGCGGCCCTACAATATTTTGTTGGCTAGTACCGTTACTCCCGCCCGCTACCTAAATACAATTGCCACGGAAGGCACCATTGCGGTGGGGAAAAATGCCAACCTCGTCTTGCTAGAAAAGAACCCGCTGAAAAACATCAGCAATACTACCAGCATTGCCGGGGTGCTGCTGCAAGGCCAATGGTTTAACCGTAAGCAGCTCGAACAGCTACTAACGGAAGTTGAATCTGCTTATAAGTAA
- a CDS encoding helix-turn-helix transcriptional regulator, giving the protein MAVVAPHASGPARAVCAAAPGAAISPTQRALVQQIAACPYGGALKKVFLEARFLDLFIEQQAQLVQLRTRATSRDRDIMYAVRDFLDTHYAEPPSLLELARQFGTNDFKLKKGFKELFGTTVFGYIAERRLTVAHQLITLTDQPVQEVAEVVGFTNAAHFATAFRREFGHTPSQVRRTPQLHYTDLVNFQ; this is encoded by the coding sequence GTGGCTGTCGTTGCACCACACGCGTCTGGCCCGGCACGAGCCGTTTGTGCTGCTGCCCCCGGCGCGGCCATTTCGCCCACCCAACGCGCCCTGGTACAGCAGATTGCCGCCTGCCCCTACGGCGGGGCCCTCAAGAAAGTGTTTCTGGAAGCGCGCTTCCTGGACTTGTTTATCGAGCAACAAGCCCAGCTCGTGCAGTTGCGCACCCGCGCCACGTCGCGGGACCGGGACATTATGTACGCCGTCCGCGACTTTCTTGATACCCACTACGCCGAGCCGCCGAGCTTGCTCGAACTGGCCCGGCAGTTCGGCACCAACGACTTCAAGCTCAAGAAGGGGTTCAAGGAATTGTTCGGCACCACCGTGTTTGGCTACATCGCCGAGCGCCGCCTTACTGTAGCTCATCAGCTCATCACCCTCACCGACCAGCCCGTGCAGGAAGTGGCCGAAGTGGTGGGCTTCACCAACGCAGCGCACTTTGCCACGGCGTTCCGCCGCGAATTTGGGCACACGCCCTCCCAAGTGCGCCGCACTCCGCAGCTGCACTACACTGACCTCGTGAATTTCCAGTAA
- a CDS encoding alpha/beta fold hydrolase: MFSATTVATQPNAVLERHNVRVLGCGEQVLLLCNGFGCSQHIWHRMTTVLARRYRLVLFDYVGSEATAHPLERYMSLAGYVQDVLDVCQALDLREVILVGHSIGASIGMLATIAAPHHFRQLIALAASPYFLNEADYYGGFSKEDVEQLLALMKVDHDSWANLFATLLLGPKTRQG; encoded by the coding sequence TTGTTTTCTGCTACCACGGTAGCAACGCAGCCCAACGCGGTGCTTGAGCGTCATAATGTGCGGGTGCTCGGTTGCGGCGAGCAGGTGTTGCTGCTCTGCAATGGTTTTGGCTGTAGCCAGCACATCTGGCACCGCATGACGACGGTGCTGGCCCGGCGCTACCGATTAGTACTCTTCGATTACGTGGGTTCGGAGGCTACTGCCCACCCGCTCGAGCGCTATATGTCCTTGGCCGGGTACGTGCAGGACGTGCTCGACGTCTGTCAGGCCTTGGATCTGCGTGAGGTGATTCTAGTGGGCCATTCGATAGGTGCTAGCATTGGTATGTTGGCTACCATTGCGGCACCCCATCATTTCCGTCAACTCATTGCCTTGGCTGCGTCGCCTTATTTCCTCAACGAAGCAGACTACTACGGCGGGTTTAGCAAAGAAGATGTGGAGCAACTACTGGCCCTGATGAAAGTTGACCATGATAGCTGGGCCAACCTGTTTGCCACCTTGTTGCTCGGGCCGAAAACGAGGCAAGGTTAG
- a CDS encoding 3-oxoacyl-ACP synthase III family protein: protein MIRSFIVATGSCIPEVILHNEDFLAARFFTKEGTAITQEPTDVLHRFRTITGIAARRYARPEQQASELGFIAAQQALTSSGIDAETLDYLIVAHNFGDVVHGSNRVDQVPSLASRIKARLAIKNPDCVAYDMAFGCPGWVEAVIQANYYLRSGDAKRCLVIGTETLSRVVDPHDRDTLLFSDGSGAVILEARSSIDAGILAHHTQTHAHQYASLLQMGKSYDPALQESPDRFMKMEGRKLYEFALQHVPAVIKQALDKAQVPLTQIKKVLIHQANEKMDVAILERLFLLYGEARPDLQLMPMTISWLGNSSVATVPTLLDLLLQGQLPEHQMEPGDHVILASVGAGMNINALVYRF from the coding sequence ATGATTCGATCTTTTATTGTGGCTACTGGCAGCTGCATTCCAGAAGTTATTCTCCACAATGAGGATTTCTTAGCTGCGCGCTTTTTCACAAAAGAGGGAACGGCCATTACGCAGGAGCCCACTGATGTTCTTCACCGGTTCCGTACCATTACGGGTATTGCGGCGCGGCGCTATGCCCGGCCCGAACAACAAGCCTCCGAGTTAGGATTCATAGCCGCCCAGCAAGCTCTAACTAGTTCGGGCATCGATGCGGAAACACTGGATTACTTGATTGTAGCCCACAACTTTGGTGATGTAGTGCACGGCTCTAACCGGGTTGATCAAGTTCCCTCCTTGGCTTCCCGCATCAAAGCCCGTTTAGCTATCAAGAATCCGGATTGTGTTGCCTACGATATGGCTTTTGGCTGCCCGGGCTGGGTGGAAGCCGTAATTCAAGCCAACTACTACCTGCGTTCGGGCGATGCCAAGCGGTGTCTGGTGATTGGCACCGAGACGTTGTCGCGGGTGGTGGACCCTCATGACCGCGACACGCTGCTTTTCAGCGACGGTAGCGGAGCTGTTATACTAGAAGCGCGTTCCTCCATTGATGCGGGCATTCTGGCGCATCACACCCAAACGCATGCTCACCAGTACGCTAGCTTACTGCAGATGGGCAAGTCCTACGACCCCGCACTACAGGAAAGCCCCGACCGGTTCATGAAAATGGAAGGGCGTAAGCTCTACGAGTTTGCCTTGCAGCACGTTCCGGCCGTCATCAAGCAAGCCTTAGACAAGGCGCAGGTCCCCCTGACCCAAATCAAAAAAGTGCTGATTCATCAAGCCAACGAGAAGATGGATGTCGCCATTCTCGAGCGGCTCTTCCTGCTGTATGGAGAAGCCCGACCGGACTTGCAGCTTATGCCCATGACCATCTCGTGGCTGGGCAATAGTTCGGTGGCTACCGTACCCACCTTACTGGACTTGCTACTCCAAGGGCAATTGCCAGAACACCAGATGGAACCCGGGGACCATGTAATACTAGCATCGGTCGGGGCCGGCATGAACATCAATGCCCTCGTGTATCGTTTTTAA
- a CDS encoding DinB family protein produces the protein MNKRTFHIRFGSSADHSLDYLLGMLEDVRVTTWQTVQHLQVQELDWQYKAGWNTIGALLSHITALEHYFRIEYVEHRKLTEAENQQWEPALDMGKYLPQLITGQLIDAYQASLTASRQLLLEALKNLTFEDFTKQTEGYDADTGCNLAWVLFHMIEDEIYHRGQISMIRKLYKEHHG, from the coding sequence ATGAACAAGAGAACTTTCCACATCCGCTTTGGCAGCTCCGCCGACCACTCCCTGGACTATCTGCTTGGTATGCTGGAAGATGTGCGCGTGACTACCTGGCAAACCGTGCAGCACCTACAGGTGCAGGAACTGGATTGGCAATACAAAGCGGGCTGGAATACCATTGGGGCGCTGTTGTCGCACATCACGGCGCTGGAGCATTACTTCCGCATCGAATACGTGGAACACAGAAAGCTGACTGAGGCAGAAAACCAGCAGTGGGAGCCCGCCTTGGACATGGGCAAGTATCTTCCTCAGCTTATTACCGGTCAGCTAATCGATGCTTACCAAGCGTCCTTAACGGCCTCAAGGCAGTTGCTACTGGAAGCGTTGAAAAACCTAACGTTCGAAGATTTCACGAAACAAACGGAGGGATACGATGCGGATACGGGGTGCAACTTGGCTTGGGTTCTGTTTCACATGATAGAAGACGAAATCTATCATCGGGGCCAGATCAGCATGATCCGCAAGCTTTACAAAGAGCACCATGGCTAG
- a CDS encoding RagB/SusD family nutrient uptake outer membrane protein has translation MIDGEETSGARFNKYRPGRQSEAKNWSNDWILYRLTDIYFYKAEALMRENGGVATPEALRLVNDVHKRAFSTADTTKEAYTAATLTLPELLAERGREVIFEGKRRTDMVRFGTIITATWWTHQPSDPTKALFPIPQQHLAANPNLAQNPGYPAL, from the coding sequence ATGATTGATGGTGAAGAAACCAGCGGGGCCCGCTTCAACAAGTACCGCCCCGGCCGGCAGTCGGAGGCCAAGAACTGGAGCAACGATTGGATTTTGTACCGCCTGACCGATATCTACTTTTACAAGGCGGAAGCGTTGATGCGCGAGAACGGCGGTGTAGCAACCCCTGAAGCCCTACGCTTGGTCAACGATGTTCACAAGCGGGCTTTCTCGACCGCCGACACTACCAAAGAAGCATACACCGCTGCTACCCTGACCTTACCTGAACTGCTAGCTGAACGGGGCCGGGAGGTTATCTTCGAAGGCAAGCGTAGAACGGATATGGTTCGATTCGGGACAATCATTACGGCCACTTGGTGGACCCACCAACCTAGCGACCCTACCAAGGCCCTATTCCCCATTCCGCAACAGCATTTGGCAGCTAACCCTAACCTGGCGCAGAATCCCGGCTATCCGGCTCTGTAA
- a CDS encoding FISUMP domain-containing protein, whose translation MKRTHPFLFTALLLLTLGNSLSGCHKKDPEPTTTGGNNGDEEVINTPATAIPDELVGTWFADSNTGPLTANWEAGTFQGEQGFKEFRTMVFTKDGKNAVEYTSEVFNGSDEVQQRLYKVTGTLEYQAGNPSSLTFHAQSGVMRVFSNKYTGFKEAPIQRKDMLTYASILRGPEATTFTSSINYLTAKRVDGANLISVKYRKVGGGSVPTNPGGLYTKPPTTGTYVQVGNLYYPTVSIGSQEWMSVNYAGNGGIKDDSKPHYGAFLKFVDLAAIPVPAGWRIPTRRDYEQLLASQGLALDQWGSTNGEDLDSKRRLGRLMATTGWLKQDGYATNSSGFTAVPANLRVTNGSPNGEGTNCLLWTSEKDASDNPLAFQIIQLPSDTYAAIRAYPVGYNPPHLPVRLVRDK comes from the coding sequence ATGAAACGCACCCATCCTTTCCTTTTCACCGCCTTGCTGCTGCTAACGCTCGGCAACTCTTTGAGCGGCTGCCACAAGAAAGACCCCGAGCCCACTACAACCGGCGGCAACAACGGCGATGAGGAAGTCATCAACACGCCCGCCACAGCCATTCCCGACGAGCTGGTAGGCACCTGGTTTGCCGACAGCAATACTGGCCCGCTCACCGCCAACTGGGAGGCCGGTACCTTCCAGGGCGAGCAAGGCTTCAAAGAATTCCGGACGATGGTGTTCACCAAAGACGGTAAGAACGCCGTGGAATACACCTCCGAAGTATTTAATGGCAGCGACGAGGTGCAGCAACGGCTCTACAAAGTCACGGGCACGCTGGAGTACCAGGCCGGCAACCCTTCCTCGCTCACTTTCCACGCTCAATCGGGGGTTATGCGGGTGTTCAGCAACAAGTACACAGGTTTTAAGGAGGCGCCTATCCAGCGGAAAGACATGCTGACGTACGCAAGCATTTTGCGCGGGCCGGAAGCCACCACCTTCACTTCCTCAATCAACTACCTCACGGCCAAGCGCGTGGATGGCGCCAACCTGATTTCGGTGAAGTACCGTAAAGTGGGCGGCGGCTCCGTCCCTACCAACCCCGGCGGGCTGTACACCAAACCACCTACCACGGGCACCTATGTGCAGGTGGGCAACTTGTATTACCCGACGGTGAGCATTGGCAGTCAGGAGTGGATGAGCGTTAACTACGCCGGCAACGGTGGCATCAAAGACGACAGCAAACCCCATTATGGCGCCTTCCTGAAGTTCGTGGATCTGGCGGCCATTCCGGTGCCCGCCGGCTGGCGCATCCCGACCCGGCGCGACTACGAGCAACTTTTGGCCTCGCAAGGATTAGCGCTGGATCAATGGGGCTCCACCAACGGCGAAGACCTGGATTCCAAGCGCCGCCTGGGCCGGTTGATGGCCACCACGGGCTGGCTCAAGCAAGACGGCTACGCCACCAATAGCTCGGGCTTCACGGCCGTGCCCGCCAACCTGCGCGTTACCAACGGCAGCCCCAATGGCGAAGGCACCAACTGTTTGCTTTGGACCTCGGAAAAAGACGCCAGCGACAATCCGCTCGCCTTCCAGATCATCCAGTTGCCCAGCGACACCTACGCTGCCATCCGGGCGTATCCGGTGGGCTACAACCCGCCCCACTTGCCCGTACGCCTAGTGCGCGACAAATAG